The Patagioenas fasciata isolate bPatFas1 chromosome 3, bPatFas1.hap1, whole genome shotgun sequence genome contains a region encoding:
- the LOC136100677 gene encoding toll-like receptor 2, producing MKTLIGSFHFYFISFLLSRANGLPALRTPTASVSPFYTYCYLNLSSVAEAQAPKTARALNFSHNLIEKITKRDLEGFDALEVLDLSHNQIRDIEPGAFERLPSLLSVNLSFNDKNLLAAGLPPPLKLNPAREASGVLQLYEYFDRSSEAALEPPAPAEERPSVPKALPARLRRGTGSAEPGAEGSVALSAHPDPCAAPVSGRLDLSHRPLSQDELVAMLDEERCLARLESILELDMSHSGLQMDLLSLFALFLPMKNMQSVDASYNKLTINVLDASSFCKFPSSKLLFLNISNNPINSLDTLCVPSTIKVIDLSFTNISQIPQNFAKKMINLEHMYAQGNHFIYTVRPETPNVAPEYPPGSIHINAISLVRNEAGTPIESLPKGVKHLQMSNCSIVELPEWFARTMQELLFLDLSSNRISALPKLPTSLQHLDLSNSDIKTIPPGFKSAANLTVFNIQNNKITDMHPEYFPLTLTECDISRNKLTVLSLTDALEKLEYLNVSGNLISRVEPAGRLPALTNLDSSHNLIAELPDHFGASLPALKYFNLSGNKISFLQRGSLPASLLELDISNNAITTIVEDTFGPLTSLSVLTVQGKHFFCNCDLYWFVNVYMRRPGLRIRGREALRCSFPPRRRGRLVERSDLTLLRCSLGLQLGVTACAAALLALLLAALCWRFHGLWYVRMGWYWCMAKRRQYEKRPENKLFDAFVSYSEQDAGWTKECLLEKLEADGFRICYHERDFKPGHPVLGNIFYCIENSHKVLFVLSPSFVNSCWCQYELYFAEHRVLNENQDSLIMIVLEELPADSVPQRFSKLRKLLKRKTYLKWSPQEHKQKMFWRQLEAVLKTTNEPLVRAENGSARDAYEME from the coding sequence ATGAAGACCCTGATTGGAAGCTTTCATTTCTACTTCATTTCTTTCTTACTCAGCAGGGCGAACGGGCTCCCAGCTCTGAGAACACCCACAGCCTCCGTCTCCCCCTTCTACACCTACTGCTATTTAAACCTCTCCTCTGTAGCAGAGGCACAAGCTCCCAAAACAGCCAGAGCTCTCAATTTCTCACATAACCTCATCGAGAAAATAACCAAGAGGGACTTGGAAGGTTTCGATGCGCTGGAAGTTCTAGACCTTTCCCACAACCAGATTCGGGACATCGAGCCCGGCGCGTTTGAGCGTCTGCCCAGCCTCCTGTCTGTGAACTTATCGTTTAACGACAAGAACCTTCTTGCAGCGGGTCTGCCGCCCCCCCTGAAGCTCAACCCGGCTCGCGAGGCCTCGGGGGTTTTGCAGCTCTATGAGTACTTTGACAGATCCTCGGAGGCTGCTCTGGAGCCTCCTGCGCCCGCCGAGGAGCGTCCGTCTGTCCCGAAGGCCCTTCCCGCGAGGCTCAGACGGGGCACGGGGAGCGCTGAGCCCGGCGCGGAGGGGAGCGTGGCGCTGTCTGCACACCCAGATCCCTGCGCGGCGCCGGTGAGCGGGCGGCTGGACCTGTCGCACCGCCCGCTCTCCCAGGACGAGCTGGTGGCAATGCTGGATGAGGAGCGCTGCCTGGCCCGGCTGGAGAGCATCCTGGAGCTTGACATGAGCCACAGCGGCCTGCAAATGGATCTGCTGTCGCTGTTCGCCCTGTTTCTGCCCATGAAAAACATGCAGTCCGTTGACGCCAGTTACAACAAATTAACCATCAACGTTCTAGACGCTTCGTCGTTCTGTAAGTTCCCTTCCAGCAAGCTTTTGTTTCTAAATATCAGCAACAACCCCATAAACAGCTTGGATACGCTGTGTGTCCCTTCAACCATCAAGGTAATCGATTTGTCCTTCACCAACATAAGCCAAATACCCCAGAATTTTGCTAAAAAAATGATTAACTTGGAACACATGTACGCTCAAGGAAACCACTTCATCTACACCGTGCGTCCAGAAACCCCCAACGTGGCTCCAGAGTACCCCCCGGGAAGCATACACATTAATGCCATTTCGCTTGTGAGGAATGAGGCCGGGACACCCATCGAAAGCCTCCCCAAGGGAGTGAAACACCTGCAAATGTCCAACTGCTCCATTGTGGAGCTGCCGGAGTGGTTTGCCCGCACAATGCAAGAATTATTATTCTTGGATCTCAGCAGCAACCGCATTTCTGCGCTCCCCAAGTTGCCCACCTCCCTGCAGCACCTCGACCTGAGCAACAGCGATATTAAAACCATACCCCCGGGTTTTAAATCTGCCGCCAACTTAACGGTATTTAATATTCAAAACAATAAAATCACGGATATGCATCCTGAGTATTTCCCGCTGACTTTAACGGAATGCGATATTAGCAGAAACAAGTTGACCGTGTTGTCGCTAACGGACGCCCTGGAGAAACTCGAATACCTGAACGTTTCTGGAAACCTCATCAGCAGAGTGGAGCCCGCCGGCCGCCTTCCTGCCCTCACCAACCTGGACAGCAGCCACAACCTCATCGCAGAGCTCCCCGATCACTTCGGGGCGTCCCTTCCCGCGCTGAAATACTTCAACTTATCGGGGAACAAGATCTCGTTCCTGCAGCGTGGCTCGCTCCCGGCCTCCCTGCTGGAGCTGGACATCAGCAACAACGCCATCACCACCATCGTGGAGGACACTTTCGGCCCGCTGACGAGCCTGAGCGTTTTAACCGTCCAAGGCAAGCATTTCTTCTGCAACTGCGACCTGTACTGGTTTGTGAACGTCTACATGCGGCGCCCCGGGCTGCGGATCAGGGGCCGCGAGGCGCTGCGGTGCAGCTTCCCCCCGCGCAGACGGGGCCGGCTGGTGGAGCGCAGCGACCTGACGCTGCTGCGCTGCTCGCTGGGCCTGCAGCTGGGGGTCACGGCCTGCGCAGCcgcgctgctggcgctgctgctcGCCGCGCTCTGCTGGCGCTTCCACGGGCTCTGGTACGTCCGCATGGGCTGGTACTGGTGCATGGCGAAGCGCCGGCAGTACGAGAAGCGGCCCGAGAACAAGCTCTTCGACGCCTTCGTTTCGTACAGCGAGCAAGACGCCGGCTGGACCAAGGAGTGtctgctggagaagctggaaGCCGATGGATTCAGGATATGTTACCACGAGAGGGACTTCAAACCGGGGCACCCTGTACTCGGGAACATTTTTTACTGCATAGAGAACAGCCATAAGGTGCTTTTTGTTCTCTCGCCCAGCTTTGTGAACAGCTGCTGGTGTCAGTACGAGCTGTATTTCGCCGAGCACCGGGTCCTGAACGAAAACCAGGATTCCCTCATCATGATCGTGCTGGAGGAGCTGCCGGCCGACAGCGTGCCGCAGAGGTTCAGCAAGCTCAGGAAGCTGCTCAAGAGGAAAACCTACCTCAAGTGGAGCCCCCAGGAGCACAAGCAGAAGATGTTCTGGCGCCAGCTGGAAGCCGTCTTGAAAACAACCAACGAGCCGCTGGTGCGAGCGGAAAACGGATCCGCTCGGGACGCGTACGAGATGGAGTGA